The following DNA comes from Dermacentor andersoni chromosome 2, qqDerAnde1_hic_scaffold, whole genome shotgun sequence.
ggacttgacacaacctgcaattctttcgttcggggcgtccacattgggattcagccacagggatgcatgcttcgctgtccaaacattccttacagaatctaaacgaatgccctgctaaattcaatttttttatcacttttaaattaattattactcattcaacagcaccttcctgattttattttagccggtaattcaaccctattcaatgctattcccatagatattaggaaatttatgctctatataattttgtaataatccacccatttcttggccaatcccccatcgtgggtaggagccacacgtgccacaggctacaacaacaacaacaacaacaacaacaacaaggaagGCGTACTAGAAGATATATCTGGCAATTTTTTTTCCCGGAGCTTCTGTGGCAAAGGTAAAGAAATTGGCACTTGTTCAATGTACACATTTCGTTTAGTCTTTGTTCCCGTGAAACTTCCTACGCTGATTTAGTAACGGAAGCTTCGTTACAAATTGCTGGCAGGTCTCCACAAGAAATGCGCCCATGTTAAGAACTGTCCAGCAATAGCCGATAGCATCACGCCAgcaaaattattcccgaatctGCCCGATTTTTAACTTCCCTTCCAAGGAGACTTTGTGGCAGTTCGAACTAGATGTTACTGTGCAACATCAACACGATAACGAAATCTTGAAAGAATACTGCACGCCACAACGTAATAATGAACACCAAGATGCCTTCTGGCGTCGTAACACCATCTAGTTGCCTCAGGTACGCCTGCGTTATGAATAAAACGTCGGATCAATATGAAAGCCGCGAATGAATGTAGATCTAGGAAGTTAAATGTGTAAATTAAATTCCGTGATGAActagaaaacagagagagagagaggcgctgACAAAGTAGAATTTTCTTAGAGggacacaataaaaaaaatcgcactAAATCAGCCCAGATTGGCATAGTATACTTTCAGAACTTTATTATCATTTGTATGACTAGAAAAATTTGATTATAACTAAAGAAAACGAAGATGAAACTTTCACATCTGAGTTTCACGCCAAAACATCAGCGCTGctacatcagtgtgacgtcaagACGTCAGTTGAGTTTCTTGTATTAAGGCCATTTTGGTTGATAAAAAGCACTGGAAACTTGTGTAAGGCTGAGTCTGGTACTTCCAGCATTCAATGTTGTCCTTTCTTTAACGATAAACGTTTATCTGCACGCGAATAGACGCTGTCAATATCCATGGCGACACGGTGAACTGATGAAGAAACTTTAGAGAGGCGTCGGCGATCCATCTCCCGCTCTCGCGTCTTTTCCGTCTTTCCCGACTTATCACCGTAAGAGGGGCTGTTTTGCATAGACATCTTGCGCCGGCTGAAGGGCTCCTGACGTTTTCACTCAACGCCCCAGCATTGGCAATACTGGCTTTTAGAGAAGCAAAGAAAATTAAACAACAtcccaaacaacaacaacaacaacaacaacaacaacaacaacaacaaccgatGATTTTCCGCTCGTTCGAGTGCCCCGCGACGAGCTTTCACGAGGGGAAGCTCACGAATGTTCGCGCTTCTGATGTCGACGGGAAACATGTCCAGCCAAGCGGAGCATGCGCACTTCGACATTTTCCAGATCTCAGACGCTCTTGCCTCACGATAACGATCGGCTAAACGGGCATCGCGTACCTCCCATTCTACCGCTCACTAGGCTTTGTGTTGAGCGGCTGCGCTCTCAGTGCGGAAAGCTTCAGCGCGAGGCACCTACAGAGAAAATGAAATTTACTAATGCAACCTACTATCTCGCTTCAGTGTTCCCCTTAAACGGGCACGAAGGAACTGTGAAACTTCTCAGTTTGTATTTATAAAGTTCTTCGTACGACAGATACGTTCGTAAGATGAGGTGCGAGCCAGTCGCGATAGCAGACATCGTTGCGAAGACGGGCAGTTAGTGGCAAACAGTTTTTTACGAACAAAGAATCTTTGTCAATTAGGCCTCTCTACATGTACGGTGCTTAATTTCTTTTATGATGCCGAACAAACttttcaattgaaaaaaaaaatcggctcaTCTTCCACTACGGCTGGCTGTCTACAGATTAAAGTGTAACCATCAAATGCAATTCCCCTACGTGACCTGCCACGTCTGCGTACATTCAAAATACTGGGACTCAGACATTTACGCGGTGTAACGCAACGCCTTTCTCAGGTGGGAGTTACATATCTATTCCACAAGCTTGCACCAATAGATCTAGACAGCCGTTCGTACGATTCTCTGCCTATACCGGTGGCGGTGCGTCGGCCGCAATTACTCTATCGGTAGAGAAAATTTTCAATTGGAAAAGGTTATATTATTAAGGGTTTTTTAAGGTATCGCTTCCCATGTGCTGCCCGTCAGGAAGTTGGTGCATAAACAAATCGACTatggtatttttcttttgtagtttTGTAATGCCGCCGCCGGATTCAGCATATGCTACATGCAAACTCACAGTATGGCAGAACGCAAGAGTGGAGCGATGACACAGGACTAAAATTCCTTCTGGTCCACATCTCGCTAGGGTGAGAAGACCTATTTCTGGGCTGTTAGGTTTGGATGTACAGTTGCGAATCTGTAGACTGTGTCGTTTGTCGAAGCCCGGTGTCCGGTTTCGATATCGACTACGCGTCTGAACTTCTCCTCTGTTGCAGCTGCACCAAGGGGGATGCAATTGTTTTTCGAATACGAACAAGAAAACAAAGGATATGTGCACTGCGTTCCAAGAACCGACAGAGATGGGGGACATCTCACCCCGCTTTCTCGGCCTCTGTTGGTCACCAAAAGCGAGTGAGACCGACCTTGTTCGGCTGCTCGTCCTCCCAACTGAGTTTCTTGACCCTCCTGGGTATGGAGCCAATGGGCCACTGGACGCTGAGGAGCTTGCCGTTGCCCAGCGGCAACGGACCGCCAGGGGACGCCGCGGTTCCGTTCCGCAGCGGCTCGAGCCTGCCATTGGACAGCGCCCCGCCGTTTTGCTGCGgtcggttgttgttgttgttgttgttgttgccattAGGTACGGGAGTGTCCGCACTGTCCGGCACCGTTTCCCGTTCGCTCATGTCCTCGGTAGTGTCGTCCGACTTGGCATCAGACAGGTTGAAGATGGGGTTCTCGACACCCGCCAGAGGACGCGGAGGGTTGATCAACTTGTTAGCCGCACTGTGAGGCGCTTTTATCGTTGCCACCTGCACGTCCAGTTGCAATTCGAGTTGAGGAATATTTCCTCCCGCTTCAGATGCAACACTTTAGGTTACATTATTCTCGCTATGCTTCCTTACCTTATTCAATGGCGTGTGGCCGTTCCCAGTGATGGAGACTGGCAGTCTGTTCCGGTACTTCTTGCTGAAAAAATAAGCAAGAAGAAGGTATTAAGTGTACACCTCCACAGCTCACAAATCATAAAGAATAATTAGCGATAGGCACatgttaaataaaaacaaattaatttttcttttttcagtctaaATTTGCTAATATTGGTATGCTGATTCCAAGTGCACAGAGAAGCCTCACAGTCAGATGCAGTATTGTGATGCTGCAAAGCATTCTGGGATTTTGATTACATTTAGCGGCGTCACATTGTGAAGTGCACTTATTTTTTTAACAGTGTTGCTTTATTTCGACTTATGCAGAATGTATTCTTGTTGATAAAGCGTGCACTCTAAAATATTCCATGCATTATGACGAATGGGATCGTCTTGAAGTGTTGTTTTATTGAATTTGACAAACAATTCTTGAATCCAATCGTGAAACCTAGCTGGAATGCCGTAGCTGCTTATGTAAGTGCTAAATAATGGGTAGTTTTGCCTGAGTTGCGCTCAAGCTCTTTGGACGGTGCTTTAACAATACGTGGAGGCGACCTGACACGACGCAACACAAGAGACAACCGATTCTGCGCAGCAGGAACGAAGACCAGGCAGATACCAGGGGCCGCTTGCacaaacatttaataacgaaaatcaTAACGAATTTAAGAAAGCGTTCTTGTACGGACTAGGCGTTGTCTGTAGAACATTTAAGAACACGTTCTTAAATTCGGTTTTATTTGCGGTatatgttcgtgcaagccgccccaggcATGTCACAACGCTGACGCGATGATGAACGCCGGCAGCCACGTTACCGGCGTCGCATCTCGAGGCTAGCTATGACGGGTGAAGTCTTCCATGTTTTCGTTGTTTGATGCTAAGCCCACTATTACTTCCATTATTCGTTTTAAAACAAATGCCTCGATAATTTTTACAATCAACATTGAAGTGCGTGAGCTACAAATTGCGTGGAACAGCTGCATATAAGCCTGCCGtgtctcttctttaagtattaaTGCGATTGCGCTCAGgagcccgtgtcacagaaaatctggcgtcgacGTCGGCGGCGGCATCCCGCGCAAGCGTCTAGCGTGTTTTTGCTGTGCGTTGCTCAACTACCTTGAGACGTCGTGTCACGCGACAGGGTGTACAAGGAATCTACTAGGAAATGCAGCCATGAGCAATGCGAAAGGAAATACACCGTACCAAAATTGCGTTTACGCAACGATTATTGGTGACGTATCAATTCGAACCTGACATGCtaacattcttttatttttttacaagcaGCTTTCCAGTGCTATGCTTACTTTCACTCAGTACACATTTATGTTGGGCATGCGGGCTCTGAGCCCGAGCTCGCAGGATCAAATCTTGGACACGGCGACCGCATGTCgacggaggtgaaatgcaaaaaagcccgtgtaccgggcattgggtgcacgccaaagaaccccaggtggtcaaaattaatccggagtcccccactacggcgtacctcatattCATATCGTGGTTTCAGCGCGTAAAACCGCCAACTTTCTTGGGCCATGCGTGTTGACGTTGTTTGGCCCCCTACAGTTTCTCGAAAGCAATGTGGCCCTTCGCTTTCATAATTGCTCGAGGTATTGCACCAAGTGGCCAGGATGGAGGACGCTTACTTCTTGAGTATGTACACAGTGAgcgtgatgatgatgagcagCAGGGATCCCAGCAGGGCGCCGAAGACAGCCATGAGCACGAAGCTGCCCTGGTCCCGCCTGGGCGCCAGCGCGCCGCTGCTCAGCACCAGGGCCTCGGGGAACTGCACCTCGACCAGCGCCGTGGACTTGCGGGGAGGGACGCCGCTGTCGgtcgccaccaccaccaggtGCGACCGCGAGGAGTTCAGGTACTCGAGGTCCCGGATGCGCACCTAAGAAAGACACGTGGCCCTCAGCACACGAACACATGGCCTTGAATGCTGTACTTTGTGCACGTTGTAAataaatcttgacttatcctgGCGTGCGCCGAAGCACATGTGGCGCGTGAGTCGTTCTCGGAGGCACTCGGAGCAATGGCGCGACTGAAGCGCAAACGAATGCGGCAAATTTTGGAGCTTTATGTATCTGTGACATGTTAAGTTGTAATGTAGGACTGTAGCACGGTTCTTAGGATATACGTGGTACTCGAAGACAAGcaacaaaaataaatgaaaagaaacgaagtcgcgaaccgaccttgcttGTTGCCTAACTTGCGCAAGGCAAGATCGCCATTGCAGGAATGCGCCCTTTACACTTTCTCGATAATGACTCAGGACATATCACCAGTGCATTTGCCTATTCCGTTATTCTCAGCAGTGTTTGTTGTCGATGAATAATTAAAAAACTACTAACAATAATTTACTGACGCTATAATTTCTTGATGAGAGGTCAACATTACGTTTCGCCTTCACAGCTTGCTGGTTATCACACAATATTGCTGGACCAACCCGTACTATGCACCTTACTGCGACATTAATTATGCACAGGAGCTGCCAATGCCTTCGTTGGTTTCGCATCCTGTGCGGTCGTACTTCTGGCAAATGGAGGAAAGAATACAAGGCCACTGGCCATGGCCAACTACAGGCACTCTAATCTGCTGCACGACGCCCTTGTTCCGTTACTGTGTCATGTACATGTGAGCTAGTTAACAAGAATATTCGAGGTACAGCGTACTCAAGCACAAATGTGTCTCAGCGCAACATAGTTTTGCCAGAACACCACGTTACCGCTGTTCTCACAAATTTTCTGACGGTGACTTCTGCTTGCTTGATAGTACGTTTTCTTCTCTCGATCTTCTGGTTTAATATATCAACAAACGTTCCCTTAACTTTTCGGTTAAGGTAAATGCTTAGCGTCACTCCAGCTTGCTTGGCATTAGCACGGGACAGCGGGGACGTCAGGACAGAGAGACAGACGACGAGGCGTCTTAGATCACCCTATATTTTAATTCGCCAACTGCTCGAGCGAAAACGTGAGAGGCAgtgaaagcaaggagaggaaaggcaaagAGGTCATCCAGACGAGCGTtcgctttgctaccctgcacagagGGTAAGGGAAAGGAGGAATAGAAAGGGGAAGAGAGTGCGAGTATTTCTCGTACACGAGTAGACACACGCAGCAGGATTACAAACGCTCACACAGAGCGGTGCACTTCAAACACGGCCCGTTGCGGCAatagcttttcctttctttcttttgttttcattttttgcaCCAGCGACGGATACGGCCAACTCGGAAAATGTTCTGTACATTTTCCGAGTCACTGGAAGCATAGCCGCGTCAGTCCtcgtgcgaaaaaagaaaaaaaaaaaaagaaggaagtgatTACCGCACTCGTGTCGATTTTAAGTGCACAACCCTGAGCGACTGTGTGATCCTGTGTGACCCTACGTGACCATCTGTGATTTGACTCCAAAGTGAAACTGATTTAACGTGATCTGGAAAGAAAGGCGTTGGACATCGCATCGACTACAAGTGCACAAGAGGTGCTCGATGATTTCCACACACAGGAGTCGCACGTGTGACTACCGGTCTTTCCtttgcgaaaagaaaaagaaaaggtgataTCAACGATTACGAGTTCGAATGCATGGTGAGTTAAGCAAATCAGTACAAATATTTACGAAAGGatggggaaacaaaaaaaaaatatggagctCCCATACACTGCggaaatcgatgttatgcgaagcatgctgcaggtagctggctatctTGCCTAGTTCGGAGTTCCTCAAAGCGTTACCAGGTGGGCCAACGTGTTCGCGTAAGGCGAGCAGTTGTGCGTATGAGGTGAACGTGTTtgcgacgacagcagcaagacgacggcGGTGACAAAGATCGGGTGACGGCTACGACACGATTTGTGCTCCGGCCGTACGACGCAATTTTGCAACATGCCGATTGTTCGGTTCTGCATAAGTACTGGAGAGGCGTAAACGAGCCTCATCTCAGACACGTCATCTCCGATTAAGTGTTACATTATCGCACGTAGATATATTTAAGTCACGTGGTTTGCCTTAAAATGACGATGTTATTTGTACTCCGGCGAAGAAACGTTAAAGCCTCTTCGACCTGGGTCACGTGACCTGGGCTGATCGTGAAgtcaacacagctgctacgtagCGTTTGTAGTAGCGAGGAAAGTACTGCGGGATGTGGGCCGATACCAAAGGCAGGTGCAGCCTAAGACAGCGTATCCAAGGGCAAGTTGTGGcaagggaagaatgcgagaaactggctCGTGACGCCCGCGGCAAACGTGCCAAAGAAATAATCCGCTTTGTTCAAATAGAAGCACTCGTGTGACTGTGGCCTAACGgtcagagcatcgggctgctgttctGGAAGTGAGACGTTCGATACTACCATGGGCCACACATTACTTTTTACTGAAGGCGTTCAGACTGAGGCGAGGCAAGAACCTACCAAGCACAAAGTGCCTGCACTGAGGCAAAGAATGTTTCGTATTAATGCAAGGAATGAGAAGGAAAGGCGTCGACTTCACGCCTCGTTTCCTGCACTAGCCTGCGTCATGCACTTTGAGCCACGAAACGCCATCTTTCCCACCTGATAAGTCCCTCCATCCGTCGGTGCCAATATTTCACCGGGATAATTCACTCGCGGATTTATCGGGCTCTAGTACGCAAAACCTCCCACTCACCTCGCCCCGGTTGTTGATGGTGAAGAGGCGCGCTGAGGGCCCGTCGATGGCCAGCTGCACCGAGTCGCCGGCGTCGGCGTCCGATGCTTCGACTCGACCCACGAGCGCCCCCTGGCGCACGGTGTCAGGTTCGGTGAGTACAAACGAGTAGCGCGGCTGACTGAACTGCGGGTCGTTGTCGTTCACGTCCAGCACGCTCACGTTGACGCGCGCAACGTCACTGTGCTTGCCGTCGGTAGCCAGAACCTGCGGGACAAATACGGCAACGCAGACGGTATGTCGCAGCGCGTAACACTTAGAATTGCATGACGCTGGCCGAACACATCCAGTACACAATAACAAAGGTTTTCACAAGCTTGTCAAACAAGATATGGCTGAAAATTTTCATTTCTAGTCGCGCATCGTCAGAAGCACAGCAGGCAGTGGCAGGCCGTACTTTTTTCCTGAAGCGGGGCACAAGCTTAAGAAACGACAAGCCAGATATTCTGCCAGTTGTTTCGTTGCAAACCTACCGTCGAATTGCTAGACGCTACTACGAAAGAGGTTCTTGTTTTAACTCTAGAGGAGTGTTTTAGAATTTGGAGCTCTGTACTTTGTGACGCAAGTGAGGCCAACGAGCTAAAGAGACGATGCACACAAAGCTATGGAGGTGCTTCCTTTAAGGCCagtgacatagtgctgcactctGTTACTCTTATCTTGGCAGCTAGCGAAAACGTATACCGTCTTCACGAGAGCTCTGGGCGGCACTTTGAGGAGATGTTAGGAAACACTTCACAGTATTGAAATTTTGAACACGCAAATGCAGAGGCGCAAATTAGAAACCACCGAGTCCAAATAATTCATCACGAAACGGACACTTCGCGGTGTGCTTCAAGCGTGAATTTCATTTGCGGCTACCTCGACGCCAATCACGAGGAACGCTGACTGACCTGCAGCATGTAGAGCTGCTTGGCCTCGTAGTCGAGCGGCTGGGCCAGGATGAGCTCGCCCGAAGCGTGGACGGCGAACGAGGCGGCGTCCCCGCTGCCGTCGTCCATCAGTTCGAAGCGTACGCCGCCCTTGTCGGCGGCACCGCGCGTCGTCTGCACCGTCAGCACCGCCTGGCCGGGAGGGGTGCTCTCGAGCACGCGGGCCTCGTACTCGTCCTGCGCGCGGCCCGGAAAGAGAGTAAGCCGCGCCGCGTAGTTTATCTGCCTGCCCGGTTAGCCTTGCATGTGGCTACGACGATCACTCGCCGTGGTGACTTAACGGCTGCGGCGTTGCACTGCTAGATCTGAAGTGAAGGGGCGACGACGACGGTGGgcgaagaaggaacacacacacacacacacaggactcgagctcgaggtcgcgggttcgatcccccgACGCGGTGGTCggatttagatgggggcgaaatgcaagaagtcTGTGCACCATGCATTAAGTGCACGCAGAGTACACCTGCTGGTCTAACTATAATTTAAACCCGAGTCCTCCAttgcgacgtgcctcataattagatcgtggtttcggcacgtaaaaccccagaatttatgtTGTAGCTGCAATGGCTGTGTTAAATTTTTAGTGGCCCCATCGGAAGCGCGGATTAGCCCCCATATCCAATAATCCCACATGAAGATAAGGGGGTCCCAAATAAAAAACATGTATGTTCTCATGCCGTCTTCGAACACTACAATCTGTGCCATGGCCTATAGGTAAGTTTCCCTAGCGCACACTTTTACTTTACGAAGCTTCAATCATGCCAGCTGCTATAGTACTTGTCAGTTACATCAGAGAGCTGCACTTTCCATCGAACAGTGATGGATTTTATATGACCAGCTCATCGGTGGCCGTGTTTCAAGCCGAAGTATCGCTAGCCAGGGATGATTCGCGATAAAATTATATCGTTTATCCAACCCGGAAATCAACCGGAGCTAGACTACTTCACTGTGGGCTGTGTAATTCAACCGATAATTTTAGAAGGTGTAAGTACGGTTTATGCTAATCGTTACAACACTGTAATATATTACTAATCTGTAGCAACACTGTCGCATATCAAAGGGATTGCTAAAATGGTGGGAGACCGCTTGGGTCCCACAATAGAAAATTTGTATCCGCTGCGTTAAGACTTGATCTACATATAGTGATTCTCTATAGTGATTTATAGTGCTTCGTCTTGCGCGACAGATGGACGGACTGACTGACGAACGattttcctcgttgggtaggtaTAGTGAAACTATAGCGTAAATACGGAGCTTCGTTATATGTTCGTATAGTTCACATGCTATTCACGTGTTCATTGTTCATCGTTCACGTTGTGCTAGTTAGATAGGTCGTCACTTAATTTCTTCTAAACGGAGTGCAATTTCATAATTATTGTCGTCTTCACCATATTTATCATAAGCAGTATCCTGTTTTTATGCCCGCTGCCAGGACGAGGGTCTTTCCCACCGATCACCGATTCCCATTGTTTTGCGTCAGCTGGCTCAATTCTCACAAAGCCTGcaattttcctaatttcatcgccccacctaattATTGGCCGTCTTCCAGTGCGCTTTCTTTCCCTCggtacccattccgtaactctaataaGCCACGCATTATCTGCCATACGCATTACATTTTCTGCCCAACTTCTTTTTCTCCTTAACCTCTTAACATACTCTTATCAATGGAAGACAATTAAATTAAGACATCTTTTCGCCCCTATaccgaaaaaaaattttccttttgTTAGCAAAAAATAGTGCTTGTATGGACCAGTGCAGGCCGCAAGCACAGCCATGGCGCGGCTTTGGATGAAGGAAACTACGAACCGTTGAGTCTCTATTTCTCAATGAAATTGTGATAGCTGCGCAAACCTTTGCCGAACCGCCCATGGGAGTCTACGCCATTGACGgtgagtaaaaagaaaaaaaacgcatcCGACGCTTGTTTGTCACAGACCATGCTTCATCTACGATACATGGCTTACATATGGTTATCATGTGATGACGGTTAGAATCTGTGGAGAGAATAAGCAGGATGGAATTTTTTTGTTTCATGTTGCTGAATACAGCGCGCAATAAGGCCTGTGATGTATTACCATATTGCGGAGAGCAGCACCGGTTATCCTTATAAGTTCTAGCTTCTCTTTAAGATTGTACAGCTGCTGATCTACAAAACGTAATTGAAAGTAGTAATGCAAATGAACGTCTGTGCATGTGATATCTGTGCCTCTTTCGAGCTGACGgtcgagcaaaaaaaaatgttggtgctTAACCATAGATAGCGATTGCGTGAGCCTGTTGTTTAgagtgcagggtagaaaactaGCGCGTCGTTTGTTGGATGAACGGCAGCAAATTAGCCTTGTCCACTAAGTTTACATAACATTGCTCTAATACACTGACGCACATTTCATCTGCACAAGAAACCGGCAAACTCTATTCAATATTTCGAACTGCTGAATTCAGTATTCGTCAGGGTCTCGAAAAGCCGGCATGTGGACTTCGATAGGGATTCGCTCAGTAGTCGCCAGCAGCCCCATCTCGCACTTCTAAAAAGGCACACGCCTCACCTGGAGGAAGTGCAGTTCATGGGGCGGGAACCTGTCGGCGGTGAGCGTGAGCGTGGTGAGCGTGAACCGGTCCGGGTTGTCGTGCTGCGTGGCTCGCACCACCAGCGTCACGGGCAGCGCGAATCCCTCGGGCAGCGGTCGTGCAAGGGACACGTGGCCCGTCTGTGGGTGCAGGTCGAAGTACGAGTACTCGGGGGCATCTGCACGACGTGGGGAACAGATCGGGAGAGTCGATGAATACAGATGTTAATGCTCCCGCTGTTCAATGTTCAATATTCAATGTATGTCAACGTATGAATGTGCAGACGTACGATGATACATGTCTCCAACAAGATTTAGTGCGCGTTCTCACAGACTCTGCTACAAGATACGACTGCTAGACGATAAAAAAGGGCCGCCTAACACCAATACTA
Coding sequences within:
- the LOC126540322 gene encoding protocadherin-15-like, with amino-acid sequence MAAAAAATSGPRTKWRKPGFRFPGVGWLTVQTALHLLAAVECLTQTTTTSSQDNLCYLTHGGSSETFTVNEAFPVESIVGSLQVVGNASEPWGDIELRMADPEGSPLTILPGTKSLVLRQKLDKEGRDGLRSVTTDVICSPRHTRKDDHLSITVPVRIIVTDANDNAPEFQGTPYFLNISESTAPGTTVMQGIRAVDKDQPGPFSTVEYYVDDGPHSHLLAFENRLEGSLVLQDKLDHETLPKFTVTLRAQDQGNPPQSSHTTLVVVVHDADDQNPRFLAERYFVQLHDNIRVGTPLDVKPSKIEAEDPDEEIRAPIKYTFNSDAPEYSYFDLHPQTGHVSLARPLPEGFALPVTLVVRATQHDNPDRFTLTTLTLTADRFPPHELHFLQDEYEARVLESTPPGQAVLTVQTTRGAADKGGVRFELMDDGSGDAASFAVHASGELILAQPLDYEAKQLYMLQVLATDGKHSDVARVNVSVLDVNDNDPQFSQPRYSFVLTEPDTVRQGALVGRVEASDADAGDSVQLAIDGPSARLFTINNRGEVRIRDLEYLNSSRSHLVVVATDSGVPPRKSTALVEVQFPEALVLSSGALAPRRDQGSFVLMAVFGALLGSLLLIIITLTVYILKNKKYRNRLPVSITGNGHTPLNKVATIKAPHSAANKLINPPRPLAGVENPIFNLSDAKSDDTTEDMSERETVPDSADTPVPNGNNNNNNNNRPQQNGGALSNGRLEPLRNGTAASPGGPLPLGNGKLLSVQWPIGSIPRRVKKLSWEDEQPNKTALDPDVSVAPLTGGNQSPDHNELTVYF